The sequence below is a genomic window from Sphingobium sp. EP60837.
GTGCTGGTCGTGGCGCTGAAGGGTGCGAACGACATGCTGAAGGGCAAGATCTTCGGTTCCATGTCTGCCCGTGCGGCTCAGGCGATCGCCGACGAGATCGAGGAACGCGGCCCCATCCGCCTCGCCGAGGTGATGGACGCGCAGAAACTCATCATCGCGACCGCGCGCCGCATGGCCGATGCGGGCACCATCATGCTGGGCGGCAAGGGGAACGACTTTGTTTAAGGTTCTGGGCTCGATCAGCAGCCATGACGTCGCGAGCATCCCGCTCGGCGGCATGAGCCAGGTGAAGAGCGGCGGTTTTCGCAGCCTGTTCAACGAAGGCCCTATGTCGGCCATGGCTTTGCACGATGCCGCCGCCGCGCCGATGACGGACGAGGATCTTTTGGAACAGGCCCGGATCGAGGCGTTCGCCCAAGGGTTTGACGAAGGGTGCCGCGTGATTGGCGACTCCCAGGCCGCGGAGGCCGAAGCGCGCAACCGCTTGGCCGAGGCGCTCGAATTGTTGTCGCCTGCTCCCAGCGGGATGCTATCCACCATGTTGTCGGCCACTGTCGTCCGGCTGGTCGAGCAGATCGTCGGCGAGGTCGAGATCGATATCGAACGGCTGCTGCAGCGTTGCGATACCGTCGCCGCCTTTATCGAGGATAATGACCCTAAGGGCGCGCTGCACCTGCATCCCGACGATATCGCCCTGTTGCAGGATGAGACGATCGGCGTGCGGCTGGTTCGTGACGAGGCGATGCATCGCGGTTGCGTGCGGCTGGA
It includes:
- a CDS encoding FliH/SctL family protein; protein product: MSQVKSGGFRSLFNEGPMSAMALHDAAAAPMTDEDLLEQARIEAFAQGFDEGCRVIGDSQAAEAEARNRLAEALELLSPAPSGMLSTMLSATVVRLVEQIVGEVEIDIERLLQRCDTVAAFIEDNDPKGALHLHPDDIALLQDETIGVRLVRDEAMHRGCVRLETADGWVEDGPDVRLSRLRALLDDMEGKA